CCCTGGTCGTTTAGCTCATTTGTTTAAATTGTCCCAAAACagcaaggttgtgagtttgatcctcaGTTGGAGCATACAccagaagcaaccaaaaaatgtgcgactgagtggaacaacaaatgcttcccttcactcttccctttctttccctctttctgaaAATCAGTAAAAACTGCTTTGGCTAGATGGCTCAGTAATAATTGTCATCtctaagtgcagaggttgctggttcattctctggtcagggcacatacaggcacagatctatgttcctctctctttctaaaatcaatccataaaaatttttttttaaataagaaatcacTAAGAATtatgccctagccagatagcttggttggttggagcattgtttcagagcacagaggttaccagtttgagtccctggtcaggtcacatatgggagcagctcgatgttcctgtttctccttgcctttaaaaaaaaggaaagaaggccctggccggttggctcagtggtagagcgtcggcctggcgtgcagaagtcccgggttcgattcctggccagggcacacaggagaagcgcccatctgcttctccaccccttcccctctccttcctctctttctctctcttcccctcccgcagccgaggctccactggagcaaagatggcccaggtgctggggatggctccttggcctctgccccaggcgctagagtggctctggttgtaaccgagcaacacccgggaggggcagagcatcgccccctggtgggcagagcgttgccccctggtgggcgtgccgggtggatcccggtggggcgcatgcgggagtctgtctgtctctccccgtttccagcttcagaaaaatacaaaaaaaaaaaaaaagaaaagaaaaagaaacccgcTAGAAGGCACAGCAgacttttgttctctttctttatgAATAGTGGTTTTTAATTACAAATGTATATAGTATAGTCCAATTACAGTTTAACCAAgataggaaattttaaaaagatgaaaaccaCAATTCTATTTAGTGATAACcacattatttttgttgttttctcagTGGAAGATTTACTGCCTAGAGTTTtattactttgtctttttttttttttttaacgttaaGTCCATGATTGTTTCTTCAAATCACGAAATAGTTTTGCTTCACTGGATGTTTTAACGTTGAGTGTTTCATGTTGAGGGTTTGCACGTGACACTTTTCCTTTCCAACCAGGCAAGCACGCgcgagtgaaagagaaagaacgaGAACACGAGCGCAGGAAGCGGCATCGGGAGGAGCAGGACAAAGCCCGCCGGGAGTGGGAGAGGCAGAAGAGGCGGGAGATGGCGAGAGAGCATTCCAGGAGAGAGAGGTGACAGGGCTGCTTGTTACAGGACCCTGAGTGCTGTAAACGGTCAGCATCCCATCCAGGCAGTGACAGACTTGGCATATAGAACGGATTTGGTGCAGATGTGGTGTGCCCGAACATAGTCACGGCACTGTAAAGATTGGGTGGTGTTTACCAAGAGAATTATCCGGAAGAAAGGGAGTTTTTACTGCATTCGGAAGCCGGAAATGGGTGTGAACTGGTTGAGAGGTGATAGTGAAGGCAATGGAAGTCTGTGTGTGTGCTTCTTCCCAACAGAGGCTGGTGGGGAACTCCATCAGGAGCCAGGCTGAGCAGGGTCCCCACAGAAGTCTATGCAAGGGGCCTGGCAGAAAGACATTGCTGGAGGGAGCTGGAGCTCTGGGGTCGGAATGCAGCAGACATGAGGGGTGAAGGTTTGGGCTGGATGTGTAATAGTGGAGAGGGAACGGGAGACAGAACAGGGAGAAATGATCTTCCCAGACCTGTTAGCTGTGGGAGGAAGGTGAGCGCTTCGCCGATTTTTAGTAGCGTGCTGTTTTCAAGTCATGGTGGAAAGGGGAGCGTTTCGGGGACAGTCGACCTGATCCACGCATGCAAATGCTGGTGTAGTCAGGGCTCAGGAGAAGTCTGTGGTACAGGAGGGTTCATCATCTTTCATGCAGCAAGTACTGAGCGCCAGCTTGGTACCAAACTTTGTTCTAGGTGGTCGAGGCCAGAAAGACTAACAATATGTATTGATGAGGGTTCTCTGGGTTACAGCAGCAGTAGCCTGGctctttcaaacaaacaaaaaaggaaaagtaacagAGGAAATTCCAGAGGCCTCAGAGTCTAGAAGCTGGGATGGCACTCTCCTGGGTATTAATTTATAGCTGCCTTTCTATGGGCCCCAATTCCTAGGAGGGAGCATCTGGAAATCCCCGGATCCGTCCTCCATGGCCCAGATAAAGGGTTCACGGACACACGAATACTAGCGCCACCTCTGAATACAGAGGTCATTTTCAGAGAAAGCTAGGGAGTTGAAAAGGAGATGGTGCTTATCTTCCAGCAGCCAGGGTTAAAGGGCACAGGCATTAAAGGAGGGTGTGTGAGAAGAACCATGGTTCCTGTGACGCAGAATGTGGGGGGGAAGCTGGGACCAGGGGTAACGGTCTAAGACCACCGTGAGGCGAGCACAGTTTTTGCAGTGTCCACATGTGCAGCTGGCATGTGAAACATCCATGTTTGCCACGCCTTGTGCTGACTGTTCACTGTGGGCTGATCTCACAGCTGTGCAGACCCCAAGGGAGCGAGGCTTGAAAATAAAGGGaacatggaaaaaaaacaacagcagggGTGACAAAGTTCACAGATTTAGCCCAGTGGTTATTAAATAAACAGCAACAACTGAGAGGAAAATTAGAATCCAGAATTGCTATAACATATTATCAGTCCAGTTTTCAACAAAAAGTTTTGGGACATACAAAGAAGTAAGGAAATATTACTCCTGTGCAGGAAGAAAAGCATCAGTAGAGACTGAGTGTCCAGATTTAGCAAAGGTGTGGCTTGAGGAAACActtgaaagcagggacttgaaGATGGAGCAGTAGAAATTAGTATTCTGAACAGAGCCTTTAAAGACCtgtagcctgacatgtggtggtgcagtggagatactgacctggaatgctgaggtcactggtttgaaaccttgggcttgcctggtcaaggcacatatgataagcaatcagtgaacaactaaagtgaagcaactatgagttgatacttctcatttcctcttcccctctgtaaaatcaatagataaaaattttttaaaaaagatctgtagggccctggctggttggctcagcggtagagcatcggcctggcgtgcgggggacccgggtttgattcccggacagggcacataggagaagcgcccatttgcttctccaccccccactccttcctctctgtctctctcttccccttccacagccaaggctccattggagcaaagatggcccaggcgctggggatggctccttggcctctgccccaggcgctagagtggctctggtcgcggcagagcgacgccccggaggggcagagcatcgtcccctggtgggcagagtgtcatccctggtgggcgtgccgggtggatcccggtggggcgcatgcgggagtctgtctgactgtctctccccgtttccagcttcagaaaaataaaaaaaaataaaaaaaaaagatctgtagGACAACATTCATGTGGTGGCAGTCCccgaagagaagagaggagggatgcaaagatgttttctaaaataatggctgaaaacttcccaaatttgatgaaaacacCTACATTTCCAAAAAGATCAGTGAACCCTGAGTATGAAAAGGTGGCGTCATATCGTAGTCGATCTGGTGAAAgccaaagagaaaatcttgaaaggCAGCAAGGGGACAACCACCTCCCTAAAAGAGGAGCTTTGGTGCTTGGCAGCTGAGTCCTTGCTAGTAGAGGCCAAAAGGCCTGGAACAGCATAATCACACTGAGAAAACCTGTCTACCAGGAATCGTCTGTCCTGCAAATCTGTTCTTCAGAAGTAAACAGGAAGACAGTCCCTGATGAACATGGACCGATGGACCCACTGTTAGCAAGTCCTGCcttataagaaatatttaagacCTTCAGCTGAAAGAAGGGACACCAGTGGTATCAAAGCTACAGGAAGGAAAGACAAGCCCTAGAAATGATAAAAGTGGGTGAACAAGAAAGAACCTGTTAATAGGTTTCCTCTCACGTCTTGTCTTTTGCAGAGGACATGGGATTGTAGGAAGCAGTAGTTTTGCAGAAACTGTTGTTGTGTAGTCAGTGGTCCATGTAGTCTACACAGAGGAGCAAGGAGGGGCTGCACTGGAACCGTTTCTCTATTTTGTGGGCATGAGGTGTTAATCTGCTGAGATGTATATCATGACCGCTAAGGGAGAGCAGTAGAATTAAAGTGGTACACTAATGGCACACTTAAACCCAAAACGGAGAAACGGGGACAGAAAAGACGGACGTAGAGAAAGGAGGAGTTCAACCATAGCCAAATATAGTTCAACCATAGTTCAAATATATTAACAATGAAATGCTCTCTGTACCCTAAACAAGGGTGAGCCTTTCAGAAAAGTAAGAGCCTACTATATGCTTTCTGTAAGAACATGTTAGAGACAAAAATAGGTTGAACATAAAAGATAAGGAAAAATGTAAACCATGCAAATAGCAACCACAGAGAGCTTGGGTGGCTATAGTCATGTTAGACAAAATAGAGGTTAAGATCAGTACTAAATAAACATCGAGGACTTCATAACAAAAGGTGAATATATCAGGAAGGATAGAACAGTGATAAATCCATGCAAACATGTAAGAGTCCAAGATGCATAAGGCAGAAAAACTGTTGATAACCATTGAAAATGTCTCTAGTTGTCAAtagaacaatgaaagaaaatcaacaaggttACAGAAAATTTGGAATACCATCAACCAACTCAATCTAATTTGCTAAAAGTCCCACCCACCGCTGCAGAAGAAATTTATTTAAGAGTTTATGGggcattttctaataaaaatcatGTGGTAGGCTATATAACAAAGCTCAAGTTTAAGATTGAAACCATACATAATAGAATATGCCTTCTTACCACCAAAGAATAGAGTTGAAAATCCAACAACTATATTTGAATAAATCATGACCCAaataagaaattatgaaaaaatagaaactgtTCTGAACTAAGTGAAAAACAATGTCAAAACTTAGGGATGCAGCTATAGTAGTGCTTAGAGTGAAATGTTCTGGCTTTAAGTACTAATAACAGAAAAAGGAGGGTGCCCACTCAGTAACCTAAGCTTCTACCGCAAGATACTAGAATAAAGCAAACAACTCAAAGCAGTGGCCTAAGTGTCCAGGAAATCCAAAGCAGACAGCAGATTTGTGAGGGTGGGACTGACTGCAGGAAGGTGTGTGCAAGGCTCATGCTGGTGATGGGAAGGTTTTAAAACCAGTTGTGGTGATGGTGGCACAATTTCATAAATTTATGGAAAATTGAATCTAGTGATtgaattttatatgtaaattataccttggTTGTATTCTGAACTAGTTTGGACGCATAGGTGTTAATAGTAGCACCTAGAATCTCAGCCCCCAGCGTCCAGCCACTTGGGTATGACAGCTGCTATAGGCCAGGTTGGTACAGGATGGTGACGCCACCAGGCCTTGGTTTGTTCTTGTATGGATGCTTGTGCTCATTTCTGTGGGTGTTGGGTGGTACTTTTTAAAGGCGTGtaagcttttttgttgttgtttgtatttttctgaagttggaaacggggaggcagacagactcccacatgcgcccgaccgggatccacccggcatgcccaccaggggcatcgctctgttgcaaccagggccattctagtgcctgaggcagaggccacagagccatccttaaccccccgggccaactttgctccagtggagccttggctgagggaggggaagagagagaccgagaggaaggagagggggaggagtggagaagcagatgggcgcttctcctgtgtgccctggtcgggaatcgaacccgggactcctgcacgccaggctgacgctctaccactgagccaaccaaccagggcaagGCGTGTTAGCTTTTTAGGTTGTATGTAGACCTAACAATATATAAGGCTGTACAAGTTACTTACCTACGCTCAGGTCTCACAGTTTGGCCACCTTACACTGTAGCCACCCACACATTTTGGCCACTAGTGTTTCCTGTACTCAAATGCCACTGCCTGAAAGCTGCTCTCCCCACTGCCCCAACGTGTCACACTAGCCTTGGAGACGGACCTGTGTGCAGGTGGATTTAGACTGTGTTGTGATGTGTGCTTGGGTGACTTAGGGAGTCTTAGAACTGGTAGGTGGGATATTCCAGAACCAGCGGGTTTATCGTTTCTGATAGCCATCTCCTGGTCCCAGCTCTCCATTCCCCATGCTCTTGGGGACGGTGCGCTGAGGTTGCACTCACTGGTACAGTCTGCTTTAGCGCGcttcctgggggtggggcagccTAAGGAGAAATGTACTGATCTGAGGAAAGCACTGGGGGTAAAGAACCACCTTCCTATTGGGGAAGAAGCTGGCGTGCACTGTTGCAGGGACCGCCTGGAGCAGCTGGAACGGAAGCGGGAGCGGGAGCGGAAACTGCGGGAGCAGCAGAAAGAGCAGCGCGAGCAGAAGGAGCGGGAGCGGCGTGCGGAGGAGCGGCGCAAGGAGCGCGAGGCCCGGCGGGAAGGTGTGTCTGCTGGTGGGGCAGCAGGGGAGCTTTAGCCGGAGCTGCCCCCTCACGCAGGGGACGGTCTCCATGGGAGCATAGATGGGCCACTTGGTGGCAGTAGGCGTGTCTGATGTGCAGGGGAGTGGCACCCAAGGGGCCATCCCAGGCCTGGTGCTTGACTGCTATCAGTGTTTTGTGGGCCTGCTGCCCGCAGGTGGTGGGGCACAGGCTGGAGGTATTGCTGGCTCTTTCTGACCTGTAGAGATGGGTATAGTAGGTTCACCTGGGTCCTTGGGGTCGGCTCACGGCTTCCATGTTGAAGCTTTCTTTCCTCggcttcctggcctctgccccaggtgctgttAGCAAGTTTGTGTGCTGTGGTCGCATCTGCCCTGTGCACATGTGGGCCGTTGCCCTCAGCAAGGGTGCGGGTGAGAGGTAACCTGTTGGGAAGAGGGTGCTGCCAGCGCCGTCTCCTGTTCTGTTCTGGGCACCAGTTTCTGCACATCACCGAACAATGAGAGAGGACTACAGTGACAAAGTGAAGGCCAGCCACTGGAGCCGCAGCCCACCGCGGCCGCCTCGAGAGCGGTTTGAGCTCGGAGACAGCCGAAAGCCAGGTGAGTCCAGCAACACCTGCTTGGGCCACTGGTGTGGGTCTTTGCtggggaatttttaaaacatgtcctTGAATTCACTCCTGGTGGTTTGCTTCGTAAGTAAAAGAAgagaaagtggaagagagagacttgCTGTCGGACTTACAAGACATCAGCGACAACGAGAGGAAAACCAGCTCAGCTGAGTCCTCCTCAGGTAACTGCACTCAGTGGGCCAGGCCTCCCTGTGTGGCTTGCAGGGACGGCCCACGAGTTTACTTCCTGCTCTTTGCTTCTTAAAGCGGAATCAGGGTCCGgttctgaggaggaagaggaggaggaagaagaggaggaggaggaggggagcagcAGTGAAGAatcagaggaggaagaagaggaggaggaggaggaggaagaggaagaagaggagactgGGAGCAACTCTGAGGAAGCCTCCGGACAGTCGGCTGGTGAGATCATGGGGTGTGACGGTGCACTTGGGTGGGGTTTGGGGAAGTACAGAAAGATAGTtagaagtttgatttttaaaaattcccaaatTGAAAATGCCTTGCTGTATGGGACTCACACGAGACCTCCTGGAAGGGAGCGGACCCCAGAGCCCTCTGGGTGGCGTGCTCCATGGCCTGGGCTACACAGGTAGACACCTGCTCTCTCTTGCAGAGGAGGTGAGCGAGGAAGAAATGAGTGAAGACGAAGAACGAGAGACTGAGAACCACATCCTTGTTGGTAAGAGGCTTCCCTCTAATTGTCTTTCTTCTCATCTGTTCCCAAATGCTGTAACACTTTTTAGACGTTGTGAGCATAACTGTGACAATCTATTGAAATGAACTGTTCTCCAAGGCTTGTCATGCCTCAGAAGCCACAGGTAGTTCCTGTCCTCATTTGCCCCAGGACTGAGCTGACTGGCTGAGAGACCTGGGTGCCACACCGAGCACCACACTGTGCCCCTAGGGGACCGGCCTTCCTCAGAGAGGACAGTGCTGACTGAGGGCCCTTCTGAGTGCTGCTAGGGCCTGGACAGAGGTGGCAGGGATCCCCTGTCCTGGTCTAACCTCAGTGCAGGGGGAAAGTGAACAACAGCTCAGGTCTGACTGCAGTCCAGGGCAGCTGCTCACATGGCACCCTGTGGTCACTGCTTTCTGGCTTTTTCATATACTTGGTGTCCCCACCCCCTAGAGCTGAAAGGGCTCATTCCTGGTTCCATAATCAGATTCAAATTTTGAAGTTCCAGAGTCACGATTTGACCGAGATTCCGGGGAGAgtgaagaaggggaggaagaagtgGGCGAGGGCACCCCACAGAGCAGCGCCCTGACTGAAGGAGAGTTTGTACCTGACTCCCCAGCCCTGTCGCCCATCGAGCTCAAGCAGGAGCTGCCCAAGTACCTACCTGCCCTGCAGGTCAGGCACCCTCCCGTCTCATGGCTCCGCCTCCCTGGTCATGACTGGGCCAGTGGTGGAGAGCAGAAGCCcagtgcctggggtggggggatctGTCAGTACAGTGAATTTAATGTCCATGGTGATGGTCTAGCCTCTTGCCCAGTAGCAGTATTGGGAGCACTTCCCTGAGGCTTCAGCCATGAAGTCAGTGGGGGTCCCATGTATGGAAGGCAGTCATCCTGGTGAGTGGCCAGCTTGGTGGTCATTTCTGCCATGGCCTTGCCTGTCACTGTGCAAGGGTCACCATGGTGGGAGTCAGCACGcatttttttgtctaggaaaaCATCAGTAGTGAGGGACATCGCGGGAAGGGACTTGGGAAGGAGCATGTTCCTAGAGGGGCAAGTGGCCTCAGGTGCTCTGGCTCCCATGGCCAACGGCCCTCCCTGGAGCTCCCCTGAAGCCTCCTGGCCTTGCTCTGGGTGCCCGGGGCAGTAGGGTTCTCTCTGGTGATGACAGTGCACCACAGCCGTCCCCAGCTTCCTTAGTCACATGCCCCAGGCCATGTGCCGCATGGACAGATGGCAGCCCAGCCCTGAGCGCTGCCCCTGAGCCCAAGGGTGGACTTCTCCAACCCAGCAGGGCAGGTGTGGCAGTAAGACAGGGGGCTTGGTGTGGAGAGTGCTCCCGTCCCTGGGCCTCTCTCGGGCACGCAGGGCAGGCTCCAAGGACGTGCCTGGGACTGGCTTTTGTCCACGTCAGTTTTATTTCCTAGTTGGGGGGGGTGCTCACTAAAGTAAACAGACCAGAGCAGAGTTGCTCCTGCCCCACCACCGAACACATTTGAGCTTCtcctgaggtgggggggggggttgcgcCCATGGCTACCACGCCTCACTGGTGCTTCCCCCAGGGCTGTCGGAGTGTGGAGGAGTTCCAGTGCCTGAACAGGATTGAAGAGGGCACTTACGGGGTGGTGTACAGAGCAAAGGACAAGAAAACAGGTGGGTAGGGTGGGTGGGTAGGGTCTCAGGTGGCCCCCAAAAGTCGGAGGAGACTGGGTCAGGGAGTGGGTGACCTGAGGAGTGTTGTCCTTGGGCTATTTCTCAGAACAGCTCCGTGGGGCTGCCACCCCAGCTCTAGGAAGGAGGTTGGGTTTCCTGCCAGCATCCTGGCCACATTCGGGGCTGGGATTCCAGTGAGCTCCAGCTGTCCTGGCCCTGGCACCTTCAGCCTCCGGGTCCTGGAACACACAGTCCTGCCATCTGGGAGTCACCCCTCTCTGGCATTGGGCAGTGGGTGACACACATCAGAACAGTTGAACCTTTGGAATATCTAGAGGTCAGAGGTCAACCTAACCAAGAGACTGTACTATTTGGTTGTGAAGCAGGTGACTTGGCCTCACAGGGGAGGGTAGAGTCagccaggccagggcccaggagctACTGAGGCATTGTCCTTCAGTGATGATCCCTGGACAGGTGTGGGAGTCACAGCTTCGTCAGTGCGTGTGGAAGGCCAGTGGTTGTCTGAGCCCAAGTACCTGGGGGATATTTTGTTGGGGTGTCAAGGTTTATTACGTCTGCCGGGATCACAGCAGGGTTAGAGCAGGGAGTGGGGAGCAGTTTTGTACAAATGCCACATGTTCCTGATGGACACAGTTTGGGCTTTTTGGTGCGTACGTCTGTAAACTCACAATCTTATGCTGTGAGAAAAAAACGCTTTGCAGTTTCTGGCTAACCGTGCTCATTGGAGGAGGTCTCAGCTCCGTCTTGACCGATTTCAGATGAGATTGTGGCTCTGAAGCGACTGAagatggagaaggagaaggagggctTTCCGATCACGTCGCTGAGGGAGATCAACACCATCCTCAAGGCACAGCATCCCAACATCGTGACCGTCAGGGTAGGTGGCTCGCCCACACCTGTGCGCCCCAGGGGGTCGTGCGACATGTGAACACTAGGCTGAGCTCTTCACAGACAGAAGCGAAGTCTAGTCTCAGTAAATATCAGGCACTTCTTAGTCACACTTAGCAGGTCCCTGCTGTCGCCGAGTGTCTTCCCGGGATTTTGGGCTTCCTTGAAGAGCTAGCAGTCCCAGAGGTGGGACCAGGGGCACCGGGTGCCAAGGGACCTGCTATTGTTTCTTAGGAAATTGTCGTGGGCAGCAACATGGACAAGATTTACATCGTGATGAACTATGTGGAGCATGACCTGAAGAGCCTGATGGAGACCATGAAGCAGCCGTTCCTGCCAGGTGGGCCTGCCCCCCTCAGACAGCCCCCCCGCCTGCACGTGTCCTTGAGacagccccttcccccacccccaccccccggtcTGCATGTGTCCCCAAGACGAGGCCCCTGGCATGTGTGCATACCCACGAGGACCAGCATGCCCTCGGGGAGCCCAGGCTGAACACATTGTTCCTGGGGTTATGCGGGCACACTGACCCTGACACACTGTGTGAGTGCGTACATGTCCACGTGGGCTGGGCTAGAGGTGTTCCCAGGGTGAGTGCACTACGCTGCTCATTCCCCAGGGGAGGTGAAGACCCTGATGATCCAGCTGCTGTGCGGTGTGAAGCACCTGCATGACAACTGGATCCTGCACCGCGACCTCAAGACGTCCAACCTGCTGCTGAGCCATGCCGGCATCCTCAAGGTGGGGGACTTCGGACTGGCACGGGAGTATGGGTCCCCCCTGAAGGCCTATACTCCGATCGTGGTGACCCTGTGGTACCGTGCCCCAGAGCTGCTCCTGGGTGCCAAGGTGAGTGCTGGGTTGCGTGGGGCCTGCCCTGCACACTTGGCCCCTCCACCCCCCTGAACGTGTCCCTGGTCCCCAGGAGTATTCCACAGCTGTGGACATGTGGTCTGTGGGCTGCATATTTGGGGAGCTGCTGACTCAGAAGCCATTGTTCCCTGGAAAGTCAGAGATTGATCAGATCAACAAAGTATTTAAGGTGGGTCAGGGTATCTTGCCAAGAgggggggggtgcaggagggGGTCTCTGCTGGGCATAGCCATTGTGagacctctctctctcaggacctgGGGACCCCCAGTGAGAAGATCTGGCCTGGCTACAACGAGCTTCCTGCGGTGAAAAAGATGACCTTCACTGAGTACCCCTACAACAACCTGCGCAAGCGCTTCGGGGCCCTGCTATCAGACCAGGGCTTTGATCTCATGAACAAGTGAGCTAGTACTGGCAGCCCCACCCTTCTACCAGCACCCTCTGAACTCCTCCCCCTGCAGAGGGCTACAAGTGCCTTGTTCTCCCAGGTTCCTGACCTACTTCCCTGGGCGGAGGGTCAGTGCAGAGGACGGTCTGAAGCATGAGTATTTCCGTGAGACACCCCTCCCCATCGACCCATCGATGTTCCCCACGTGGCCCGCCAAGAGTGAGCAGCAAAGGGTGAAGCGTGGCACCAGCCCTCGGCCCCCAGAGGGGGGCCTGGGCTATAGCCAACTGGTGAGGGGCAGGCtgacagggaggggaggaggtgtgGGCGGTGTCCCTGAGGCAGGGTTTGTCCAGCTGGGGCCCCATAGTGCCGCTTGCTTCCCAGGGTGATGACGACCTGAAGGAAActggcttccacctcaccacCACAAACCAGGGGGCTTCTGCTGCAGGTCCTGGCTT
The Saccopteryx bilineata isolate mSacBil1 chromosome 3, mSacBil1_pri_phased_curated, whole genome shotgun sequence DNA segment above includes these coding regions:
- the LOC136331728 gene encoding cyclin-dependent kinase 11B isoform X7, which translates into the protein MGDEKDSWKVKTLDEILQEKKRRKEQEEKAEIKRLKNSDDRDSKRDSLEEGELRDHRMEITIRNSPYRREDSMEDRGEEDDSLAIKPPQQVSRKEKAHHRKDEKRKEKRRHRSHSAEGGKHARVKEKEREHERRKRHREEQDKARREWERQKRREMAREHSRRERDRLEQLERKRERERKLREQQKEQREQKERERRAEERRKEREARREVSAHHRTMREDYSDKVKASHWSRSPPRPPRERFELGDSRKPVKEEKVEERDLLSDLQDISDNERKTSSAESSSAESGSGSEEEEEEEEEEEEEGSSSEESEEEEEEEEEEEEEEEETGSNSEEASGQSAEEVSEEEMSEDEERETENHILVVPESRFDRDSGESEEGEEEVGEGTPQSSALTEGEFVPDSPALSPIELKQELPKYLPALQGCRSVEEFQCLNRIEEGTYGVVYRAKDKKTDEIVALKRLKMEKEKEGFPITSLREINTILKAQHPNIVTVREIVVGSNMDKIYIVMNYVEHDLKSLMETMKQPFLPGEVKTLMIQLLCGVKHLHDNWILHRDLKTSNLLLSHAGILKVGDFGLAREYGSPLKAYTPIVVTLWYRAPELLLGAKEYSTAVDMWSVGCIFGELLTQKPLFPGKSEIDQINKVFKDLGTPSEKIWPGYNELPAVKKMTFTEYPYNNLRKRFGALLSDQGFDLMNKFLTYFPGRRVSAEDGLKHEYFRETPLPIDPSMFPTWPAKSEQQRVKRGTSPRPPEGGLGYSQLGDDDLKETGFHLTTTNQGASAAGPGFSLKF
- the LOC136331728 gene encoding cyclin-dependent kinase 11B isoform X1; translated protein: MGDEKDSWKVKTLDEILQEKKRRKEQEEKAEIKRLKNSDDRDSKRDSLEEGELRDHRMEITIRNSPYRREDSMEDRGEEDDSLAIKPPQQVSRKEKAHHRKDEKRKEKRRHRSHSAEGGKHARVKEKEREHERRKRHREEQDKARREWERQKRREMAREHSRRERDRLEQLERKRERERKLREQQKEQREQKERERRAEERRKEREARREVSAHHRTMREDYSDKVKASHWSRSPPRPPRERFELGDSRKPEEKVEERDLLSDLQDISDNERKTSSAESSSAESGSGSEEEEEEEEEEEEEGSSSEESEEEEEEEEEEEEEEEETGSNSEEASGQSAEEVSEEEMSEDEERETENHILVVPESRFDRDSGESEEGEEEVGEGTPQSSALTEGEFVPDSPALSPIELKQELPKYLPALQGCRSVEEFQCLNRIEEGTYGVVYRAKDKKTDEIVALKRLKMEKEKEGFPITSLREINTILKAQHPNIVTVREIVVGSNMDKIYIVMNYVEHDLKSLMETMKQPFLPGEVKTLMIQLLCGVKHLHDNWILHRDLKTSNLLLSHAGILKVGDFGLAREYGSPLKAYTPIVVTLWYRAPELLLGAKEYSTAVDMWSVGCIFGELLTQKPLFPGKSEIDQINKVFKDLGTPSEKIWPGYNELPAVKKMTFTEYPYNNLRKRFGALLSDQGFDLMNKFLTYFPGRRVSAEDGLKHEYFRETPLPIDPSMFPTWPAKSEQQRVKRGTSPRPPEGGLGYSQLGDDDLKETGFHLTTTNQGASAAGPGFSLKF
- the LOC136331728 gene encoding cyclin-dependent kinase 11B isoform X4, yielding MGDEKDSWKVKTLDEILQEKKRRKEQEEKAEIKRLKNSDDRDSKRDSLEEGELRDHRMEITIRNSPYRREDSMEDRGEEDDSLAIKPPQQVSRKEKAHHRKDEKRKEKRRHRSHSAEGGKHARVKEKEREHERRKRHREEQDKARREWERQKRREMAREHSRRERDRLEQLERKRERERKLREQQKEQREQKERERRAEERRKEREARREVSAHHRTMREDYSDKVKASHWSRSPPRPPRERFELGDSRKPVKEEKVEERDLLSDLQDISDNERKTSSAESSSAESGSGSEEEEEEEEEEEEEGSSSEESEEEEEEEEEEEEEEEETGSNSEEASGQSAEEVSEEEMSEDEERETENHILVVPESRFDRDSGESEEGEEEVGEGTPQSSALTEGEFVPDSPALSPIELKQELPKYLPALQGCRSVEEFQCLNRIEEGTYGVVYRAKDKKTDEIVALKRLKMEKEKEGFPITSLREINTILKAQHPNIVTVREIVVGSNMDKIYIVMNYVEHDLKSLMETMKQPFLPGEVKTLMIQLLCGVKHLHDNWILHRDLKTSNLLLSHAGILKVGDFGLAREYGSPLKAYTPIVVTLWYRAPELLLGAKEYSTAVDMWSVGCIFGELLTQKPLFPGKSEIDQINKVFKDLGTPSEKIWPGYNELPAVKKMTFTEYPYNNLRKRFGALLSDQGFDLMNKFLTYFPGRRVSAEDGLKHEYFRETPLPIDPSMFPTWPAKSEQQRVKRGTSPRPPEGGLGYSQLCRLLPRVMTT
- the LOC136331728 gene encoding cyclin-dependent kinase 11B isoform X5 translates to MSQSDDRDSKRDSLEEGELRDHRMEITIRNSPYRREDSMEDRGEEDDSLAIKPPQQVSRKEKAHHRKDEKRKEKRRHRSHSAEGGKHARVKEKEREHERRKRHREEQDKARREWERQKRREMAREHSRRERDRLEQLERKRERERKLREQQKEQREQKERERRAEERRKEREARREVSAHHRTMREDYSDKVKASHWSRSPPRPPRERFELGDSRKPVKEEKVEERDLLSDLQDISDNERKTSSAESSSAESGSGSEEEEEEEEEEEEEGSSSEESEEEEEEEEEEEEEEEETGSNSEEASGQSAEEVSEEEMSEDEERETENHILVVPESRFDRDSGESEEGEEEVGEGTPQSSALTEGEFVPDSPALSPIELKQELPKYLPALQGCRSVEEFQCLNRIEEGTYGVVYRAKDKKTDEIVALKRLKMEKEKEGFPITSLREINTILKAQHPNIVTVREIVVGSNMDKIYIVMNYVEHDLKSLMETMKQPFLPGEVKTLMIQLLCGVKHLHDNWILHRDLKTSNLLLSHAGILKVGDFGLAREYGSPLKAYTPIVVTLWYRAPELLLGAKEYSTAVDMWSVGCIFGELLTQKPLFPGKSEIDQINKVFKDLGTPSEKIWPGYNELPAVKKMTFTEYPYNNLRKRFGALLSDQGFDLMNKFLTYFPGRRVSAEDGLKHEYFRETPLPIDPSMFPTWPAKSEQQRVKRGTSPRPPEGGLGYSQLGDDDLKETGFHLTTTNQGASAAGPGFSLKF